In Flavobacterium lacustre, a genomic segment contains:
- a CDS encoding TAT-variant-translocated molybdopterin oxidoreductase, which yields MSSNKKYWKSVEELDGNSSIVEALKNNEFVEEIPTDEFLGNNDALSSSSTTRRDFLKYVGFSTAAATLAACEGPVHKSIPYVLQPEQIIPGVADYYATSVFDGFDFANILVKTREGRPIKIDNNTIAGAKFTANARIHASILSLYDSMRLKEPKVEGKNATWSDVNSKIASNLVDAKAKGGQVVLLTNTLASPSTEKLIADFIAKNPNSKHVVYDAVSSSEALDAFETVYGERALVDYDFSKASLIVSVGADFLGDWQGGGYDSGYAQGRIPKNGKMSRHFQLEANMTLSGAAADKRLAMSSANQKQALVHIYNVVTGSSVALNLDDKFKVEVNKAAQQLKAAGSKGVLVSGIQDKNAQLLVLAINQVLASEAFTTSGVRQIRKGSSEKVAQLIKEMNAGSVHTLIMSGVNPVYTLADSASFVEGLKKVKTSVAFSLKEDETALVSTIAAPVPHYLESWNDLSLTKGTYSLTQPTIRPLFNTKQFQDVLLSLNGLTGTFYDYLKANSAGIIAGSSWNKVLHDGVFIGAITSVSGGTADYTGAANALAQSKASQGLELVLYTKTGMGDGQQANNPWLQEFPDPITRVSWDNYVTVSNADAKTLGLSNEIVANGGLNGSYATITTVDGLKLENVPVIVQPGQAVGTVGLALGYGRKAALKEEMMVGLNAYSLYKGFNNVQSVSLVKAGGEHEFACVQGQKTLMGRGDIIKETSLEIFNTKDAKEWNPQPMVSLDHKEVEATKVDLWDSFDRSVGHHFNLSIDLNACTGCGACVIACHAENNVPVVGKSEVRRSRDMHWLRIDRYYSSESTFEGDNERKENIAGLSSSLSTFNEMEKAGDNPQVSFQPVMCQHCNHAPCETVCPVAATSHSRQGQNNMAYNRCVGTRYCANNCPYKVRRFNWFLYSKNSEFDYHMNDDLGRMVLNPDVNVRSRGVMEKCSMCIQMTQATILKAKREGRAIVDGEFQTACSSACSTGAMVFGDINDKEAKVAELVADERMYHLLEHVGTKPNVIYHVKVRNT from the coding sequence ATGTCATCAAACAAAAAATACTGGAAAAGTGTTGAAGAACTAGACGGAAATAGTTCTATTGTTGAGGCGCTTAAAAATAACGAATTTGTTGAAGAAATCCCTACAGATGAATTTCTGGGTAATAATGATGCTTTGTCATCCTCTTCTACAACACGTCGTGATTTTTTAAAGTACGTTGGATTTAGTACTGCAGCAGCTACGCTTGCAGCTTGCGAAGGGCCTGTTCATAAGTCAATTCCTTATGTTTTGCAGCCTGAGCAAATTATTCCGGGTGTTGCCGACTATTATGCGACTTCTGTTTTTGACGGTTTTGATTTTGCTAATATTTTAGTAAAAACACGTGAAGGGCGTCCTATTAAAATAGATAATAATACTATCGCTGGAGCTAAATTTACTGCTAATGCTAGAATTCATGCATCTATTTTATCATTGTATGATAGTATGCGTTTGAAAGAGCCAAAAGTTGAGGGTAAAAACGCAACTTGGTCAGATGTAAATTCAAAAATAGCTTCAAATTTAGTTGATGCTAAAGCAAAAGGTGGTCAAGTAGTATTGTTAACAAATACTTTAGCGAGTCCGTCAACTGAAAAGTTGATAGCTGATTTTATTGCTAAAAATCCAAACTCTAAACACGTAGTTTACGATGCTGTTTCTTCTTCGGAAGCTCTTGATGCATTTGAAACGGTTTACGGTGAAAGAGCTTTGGTTGATTATGATTTCTCAAAAGCTTCTCTTATAGTTTCTGTCGGTGCTGATTTTCTTGGAGACTGGCAAGGTGGAGGTTATGATTCTGGATATGCTCAAGGCAGAATTCCTAAAAACGGAAAAATGTCTCGTCATTTCCAACTAGAAGCTAACATGACTTTGTCTGGAGCTGCGGCTGATAAGCGATTAGCGATGTCATCTGCAAATCAAAAACAGGCATTAGTGCATATATATAATGTAGTAACTGGTTCTTCTGTAGCTTTAAATTTAGATGATAAATTTAAAGTTGAAGTAAATAAAGCAGCTCAACAATTAAAAGCTGCAGGTTCTAAAGGTGTTTTAGTTTCTGGAATTCAAGATAAAAATGCTCAATTATTAGTTTTGGCTATTAATCAAGTTTTGGCTAGTGAGGCTTTTACTACTTCAGGTGTAAGGCAAATTAGAAAAGGTTCTAGCGAAAAAGTGGCTCAATTGATTAAAGAAATGAATGCAGGAAGTGTTCATACTTTAATTATGAGTGGAGTTAACCCGGTATATACTTTAGCTGATAGTGCTTCATTTGTTGAAGGGCTTAAAAAAGTAAAAACTTCAGTTGCTTTTTCTTTGAAAGAAGATGAGACGGCTTTAGTGAGTACCATTGCGGCTCCTGTTCCTCATTATTTAGAATCTTGGAACGACTTAAGTCTTACAAAAGGAACTTATAGTTTAACTCAACCTACAATTCGACCTTTATTCAATACAAAACAATTTCAAGATGTTTTATTGTCATTGAATGGATTGACTGGTACTTTTTATGATTATTTAAAAGCGAATTCTGCTGGTATTATTGCAGGTTCTTCTTGGAATAAAGTGTTGCATGATGGTGTTTTTATTGGTGCGATTACTAGTGTTTCTGGAGGTACTGCTGATTACACTGGAGCAGCAAATGCATTAGCACAATCAAAAGCTTCTCAAGGACTTGAATTAGTTTTGTATACTAAAACAGGTATGGGAGATGGACAGCAAGCTAATAATCCATGGTTGCAGGAATTTCCTGATCCAATTACGAGAGTTTCATGGGATAACTATGTTACAGTTTCGAATGCTGATGCTAAGACATTAGGTCTTTCTAATGAAATTGTAGCTAACGGTGGTTTGAATGGTAGTTATGCTACGATTACAACTGTTGATGGATTGAAATTAGAAAATGTACCTGTAATTGTTCAGCCAGGGCAAGCTGTGGGTACTGTAGGTTTAGCTTTAGGTTACGGACGTAAAGCGGCTTTGAAAGAAGAAATGATGGTAGGTTTAAACGCTTACTCTTTATATAAAGGATTTAATAATGTTCAATCTGTATCATTGGTTAAAGCTGGAGGAGAGCATGAGTTCGCTTGTGTTCAAGGGCAGAAAACATTAATGGGTAGAGGAGATATTATTAAAGAAACTTCTTTAGAAATCTTTAATACAAAAGATGCTAAAGAATGGAATCCTCAACCGATGGTATCTTTAGATCATAAAGAAGTTGAAGCTACTAAAGTTGATTTATGGGATTCATTTGATCGTTCTGTTGGGCATCATTTTAATCTTTCAATTGATTTAAACGCTTGTACGGGTTGTGGAGCATGTGTTATTGCTTGTCATGCTGAAAACAATGTACCGGTTGTTGGAAAATCTGAAGTTAGAAGAAGTCGTGATATGCACTGGTTGCGTATTGACAGATATTATTCTTCTGAAAGTACTTTTGAAGGAGATAACGAAAGAAAAGAAAATATAGCAGGTTTGTCAAGTTCATTGTCAACATTTAACGAAATGGAAAAAGCAGGAGATAATCCTCAAGTTTCTTTCCAGCCAGTTATGTGTCAACATTGTAACCACGCGCCTTGTGAAACAGTTTGTCCGGTTGCTGCTACATCTCATAGCCGTCAAGGTCAAAATAATATGGCGTATAACAGATGTGTTGGTACTCGTTACTGTGCAAACAACTGTCCTTATAAAGTACGTCGTTTTAACTGGTTCTTATATAGCAAAAATAGCGAGTTTGATTATCATATGAATGATGATTTAGGTCGTATGGTTTTAAATC
- a CDS encoding c-type cytochrome: MKKVGNHNSISRKLYFGLALMFIFSLTSFAQDPAKGKELFNANCAACHKLDAKATGPALRGVASKYEMSWIYKWVANSSDLIKSGDAAAVKVFEENNKAVMTAFPQLSTEDVDNIIAYTSEPKAEAPAATGSAATPGTPAPEVGISNDIILGALSLVMAMLVVMLFLVNNVLRKVAKANNIEVALKEPTTPIWKAFARNQFLVLVTSIFLLLASAYFVYGYLMQVGVDQNYEPIQPIHYSHRIHAGDNEINCKYCHSAARVSKNAGIPSLNVCMNCHKNISEVAETTATPEYSKAFYDEQIQKLYTAVGWDKTTQSYTGKTQPVKWVRIHNLPDFVYFNHSQHVTVAGVECQTCHGPVQEYEIQKQFAPLTMGWCIDCHRKTDVKMEGNEYYTKIHEQLSKKYGVDKLTAAQMGGLECGKCHY, encoded by the coding sequence ATGAAAAAGGTGGGTAACCATAATTCGATCTCAAGGAAATTATATTTTGGCTTAGCTTTAATGTTCATTTTCTCTTTAACTTCATTTGCTCAAGATCCTGCAAAAGGGAAAGAGCTTTTTAATGCAAATTGTGCTGCATGTCATAAATTAGATGCAAAAGCTACGGGTCCTGCTCTTAGAGGAGTTGCTTCTAAATATGAAATGTCGTGGATTTACAAATGGGTAGCTAATAGTTCTGATTTGATTAAATCGGGAGATGCGGCTGCAGTAAAGGTTTTTGAAGAAAACAATAAGGCCGTAATGACTGCTTTTCCTCAATTGTCTACAGAGGATGTAGATAATATTATCGCTTACACTTCAGAGCCAAAAGCTGAAGCTCCTGCTGCAACCGGTTCGGCTGCTACTCCAGGAACTCCTGCTCCTGAGGTTGGGATTTCAAACGATATAATATTAGGTGCTCTTAGTCTTGTTATGGCTATGCTTGTAGTTATGTTGTTCTTAGTGAATAATGTTTTACGTAAAGTGGCTAAGGCAAATAATATTGAAGTTGCTTTAAAAGAGCCTACAACTCCAATTTGGAAAGCATTTGCTAGAAACCAATTTTTGGTTTTGGTTACTTCAATTTTCTTGCTGTTGGCTAGTGCGTACTTTGTGTATGGCTATTTGATGCAGGTTGGTGTTGATCAAAATTATGAGCCAATTCAGCCAATTCATTATTCTCACAGGATACATGCAGGAGATAATGAAATCAATTGTAAGTATTGTCACTCTGCTGCAAGAGTTAGTAAAAATGCTGGTATTCCTTCTTTGAATGTTTGTATGAACTGTCATAAAAACATATCGGAAGTTGCTGAAACTACTGCTACTCCAGAGTACAGCAAAGCATTTTATGATGAACAAATTCAAAAATTATATACTGCTGTTGGATGGGATAAAACCACTCAATCGTATACTGGGAAAACTCAGCCAGTTAAATGGGTTCGTATTCATAATTTACCTGACTTTGTTTATTTCAATCACTCACAACACGTAACTGTTGCTGGAGTAGAATGTCAGACTTGTCATGGTCCAGTTCAAGAGTATGAAATTCAAAAACAATTTGCTCCATTAACAATGGGTTGGTGTATAGATTGCCATAGAAAAACCGATGTTAAAATGGAAGGCAATGAGTATTATACTAAAATTCATGAGCAACTTTCTAAAAAATATGGTGTAGACAAATTGACTGCTGCACAAATGGGAGGTTTAGAATGTGGTAAATGTCACTATTAA
- a CDS encoding SPOR domain-containing protein, translating to MRILTNKKALFLSATFCVATCSLHAQDRNIIINQDPKFEQLLNEKRKINTSIAINDYYKIQIYSGDSEKAKKTLSDFKQEFENIDGTIIFNTPNYKVWIGNFKTRIEAEKNLVIIKKKYKNELLIKPNK from the coding sequence ATGAGAATTTTAACGAACAAAAAAGCATTATTCCTATCCGCCACCTTTTGTGTTGCCACTTGTTCTTTACATGCACAAGATCGAAACATCATCATAAATCAAGACCCAAAATTCGAACAATTGCTGAACGAAAAGAGGAAAATTAACACAAGTATTGCGATAAACGACTATTATAAAATTCAAATTTATAGTGGTGACAGCGAAAAAGCAAAAAAAACGTTAAGTGACTTTAAACAAGAGTTTGAGAATATTGACGGAACGATTATTTTTAACACACCTAATTATAAAGTATGGATTGGAAATTTCAAAACAAGGATTGAAGCAGAAAAAAACCTTGTTATAATTAAAAAAAAATACAAAAATGAACTTTTAATAAAACCTAACAAGTAA